In Pseudoalteromonas piratica, the genomic stretch TTAGATTTAACCTTACTGCCTGAACGTGTCGAACGCTGTTATTTGCACTGCGATATCATAAAGTTTAGTCAAGAAGAGTTAGATTATTTGTGTCAATTGGGGAATATTTCATGCAAACGCTATTGTGATTGGTTGTTATCACTTGGTGTTAAAGTAATTATTGTATCCAATGGTAAAGAACCTGTTCACGTAATCACGAAAAAATCCGAGTTGTTTGTAGACACACCAGAGATTACCGTAGCGGATACCACTGGAGCGGGGGATAGCTTAATAAGCGGTTTTCTATTCTACCTATCAAATAATGAACTAGATATTTGTACATTGACTGAGAATACTCATGAGCTGAAGCAGGCAATTGAGTTTGCAATAAAATGTGGCGCATATACATGCACTGAAATAGGTGCGATGCCAGCTTTACCAACGCTTGATAAGATTGTGTAACACAGTTTATTTTCCTAGGTCATTATATAATTTATTCATTTGTATAATGACCAAGTTTAGCAAAAAAGATGTCACTCTCTTAAACCTAGATATAGAGTGACCCATCCAAATACTAAAATAGCTATGACATAAGCATATTGATTGCCATAGCAACTAAAAGCCCTGCAAACACTTTTTTAATGGTGGTAACGGGTAAATGATGTGTTGCTTTTGCACCAAGTGGTGCGGTAAACCAAGAAGTACACACAATGCCAATAAGTGCCGGTAAATATACAAAACCTACAAACCCCTGGCTTAATGATAACTGCTGGCTACCCGACGTGATGTAACCCACTGAGCCAAAAAGCGCAATCACAATGCCACAAGCAGATGCACAGCCAATGGCTTTTTTCATATCTACAGAGAAAAACGTAAGCAAAGGGACCAACAACGCACCACCGCCAATGCCGATCATGGCAGATAACCCGCCTGTGAGGGTAGTTAAAATGGTTAACACAGCTTTATTTGGCAGTTGGCGCTGGTGTAACGATTCATTTTTACTCGAAAAAAACATTTTAGCAGCGATTAGCACTACACAAACTGTAAATACAATTCGGACAATTTTATCTGGTAGAAGGGATGCTAAAAAACCGCTTATCAGCGCACCAATTGCCACTCCAGCCATTATCCAAGGGGCAATTTGCCAAGGTACGTTGCCATTTTTATGATGCGCCAGTGCCGATGATGTTGATGTGAATAAAATTGAAGTAAGGGAGGTTGCAATTGCACATACAACAGCTTGTTCAGCGGGCAATACATTAAAATAAAGCAAAATAATACTTAAAATAGGCACAATAACTAAGCCACCGCCGATGCCAAGCAGGCCTGCTAGAAAGCCAACAACACTGCCAAGTAATGCGCAGGCGACCATTAATACGAGTAGTTCGTTCATTTCATTTATCCCTATTTGTCTAACCACCTTCTGCAAAAATAAAGTCATTTAAATTAATGTTTTAGTGGTTTTTTAATTACTTAAATTTACGGCCGAAATCGCACCATCGATTAATGCATAACGTGTCTTGATGTTATTCGTCGCGCAGTATAGCAATATCTTTTAGATGAATTGCGAAACAAACGCATGGAAATTGCTGAATATTACTCATGTTGAAAATGAAAAAAATGCAATAAGGGTGTCTAGATGGCTAGATGTTTAGGTGTTTTCTTTTAGTTGAATTTAATTCATGGTCTAAAAGTCAAAAATTTGCTCGTGAATGGATTAAAAAAATGAATGTTGTTCATGTTTTAAGTGAAATAAAACCGTTTTTTTTCATCTTCGGAACGGCGTATAAATCTCTTCAGCGCTTCTTTAACAAAGAGTATGAGTTTGTAATTTCGGATGTGTATCAGCATGTATACCGAAGGCAAACTTAAAAGCTCTAGACGCAAATACTCAGGACTTTCACACTATAAATGGAAACACATTGCCATGAATAACGATTTTACATTTACCATTAAAAGCCAAGTGCTTGATGAAAATTACAAGCCTTCAAATAGTACGCGTATTACGACAAATTTTGCCAACCTAGCACGTGGTGAAAGTCGTCAACAAAATTTACGCAATGCACTCAAAATGATAAATAGCAACTTTAATGCATTGGCTCACTGGGATAACCCTGAGGCAAACCGTTATGCTGTTGAGCTTGAAATTGTCTCAGTGGACATGGCAATTGCTGGCAGTGACTCTGCGTTCCCATCCATTGAAGTGTTAAAAACGACAGTGATTGATCATCAAACTAATGAACGTATTGAGGGTATTGTTGGTAATAACTTTTCATCGTATGTACGTGATTATGACTTTAGTGTGTTATTGCTTGAACATAATAAAGGACGCGAGCGTTTTAGTATCCCTGAAAAGTTTGGTGAGTTACACGGAAAGTTATTTCAAACATTCATTAAATCAGATACCTACAAAGCACACTTTAAAAAGACGCCAGTGATTTGTTTATCGGTTTCAGATAATAAAGTGTATCAGCGTACGGATAACCAACATCCGGTGTTAGGTTATGAATATGTGCCAAATGAAGCATCGTTAACTGAACAGTATTTCCAAAAAATGGGCTTACAGGTGCGTTACTTTATGCCACCAAATAGTGTTGCACCATTTGCCTTTTATTTCTTTGGAGATTTATTAAATGATTACACCAATTTGGAATTAATCAGCACCATTAGCACCATGGCTGCGTTCCAAAAAATTTATCGCCCAGAAATTTACAATGCAAATGCAGTAGCCGGCAATCGCTACCAACCAAATTTAAAAAACCAAGATCATTCATTAACGCAAGTTGTTTATGACCGTGAAGAACGCAGTCGGTTAGCTATAGAGCAAGGTAAATTTGCAGAAGCGCATTTTATTAAGCCTTACCAAACAGTACTTGAAAAGTGGTCGGCGAATTTCGCTTAAGAAAAGATTAGGACATTATTTAGCATGAAAGTATTACTACCGACGTCTACTGCAGGCAGTTTACCAAAGCCAAGTTGGCTTGCAGAGCCTGAACAACTTTGGTCTCCTTGGAAACTAAGCGAGCAAGCTTTAGTTGATGGCAAACACGATGCGCTGCGCGTGACATTACACGAACAGCAATTAGCTGGGGTGGATATTGTCAGTGACGGCGAGCAAACTCGCCAACACTTTGTTACTACCTTTATTGAACACTTAGCTGGAGTGGATTTTGAAAACCGCAAAACAGTGCGCATTCGCAACCGTTATGATGCCAGCGTGCCAAGCGTGATAGGGCCAGTCTCAAGAAAAGCGCCAGTGTTTGTTGATGACGCTAAATTTTTACGTGCGCAAACAGATAAACCAATAAAATGGGCGCTACCAGGCCCAATGACGATGATAGACACACTATATGATGAACACTATAAAAGTCGCGAAAAATTAGCCTGGGAATTTGCCAAAATTCTTAATCAAGAAGCAAGAGAATTAGAAGCGGCAGGGGTTAATATTATTCAGTTTGATGAACCGGCGTTTAATGTGTTTTTTGACGAAGTGAATGACTGGGGTATCGCATGTTTAGAACGAGCGATTGAAGGCCTAAGCTGTGAAACCGCTGTGCACATTTGTTATGGTTATGGCATAAAAGCCAACACCGATTGGAAAAAAACATTAGGCAGTGAATGGCGCCAATACGAAGAGGTATTTCCCAAGTTACAGCAATCAAATATCGATATTATCTCCCTTGAATGTCATAACTCACGGGTACCGATTGAATTGCTCGCGTTGATCCGCGGCAAAAAAGTGATGGTCGGCGCAATTGATGTGGCTACTAATGAGATTGAAACACCAGAAGAAGTTGCCAACACCCTGCGTGAAGCATTGAAATATATTGACGCTGATAAACTTTATCCATCAACCAATTGTGGATTAGCGCCTTTATCGCGTGAAGTGGCAAGAGGCAAACTGAGTGCATTGGCAGCGGGCGCGGCTATTGTGCGTGCTGAGCTCAATGTCTAGTTAAACACTTATTCAATGTGTGAAAGCGTTGCTTACCATGCTAACGGTTTTATCATTTCTGCCAAGCTAGAGGGTAAACTCGCAATACACTATACTGTCAGTTCGTCGCATTAATGATCGTGCACTAACGTCTTGCTGTATAAACAAAGGATATATTTTAAGGAGTAAGCATGGGCTTGTTTTTAAATAAAATATTTTCTTTTGGTTTTGTGAGTTTGTTGCTCGTTAATGCATCCCAGCTGATGGCTGATGACAATAAACTGAACTGGCACAATGAAGCTGACTTGCCGATTGCGATGCAAGAAATTTATCCTGTAACTTTTAACCAACGCATAGTGGTTGGCGGCGGATTTGTTCCTTCAGATTCGCCTAGTTTTAAAAATGTTGCGCCAACTACAGCCGTTTTTCTGTTAAACCCCGCTAGACAACGATGGCGTCAGCTACCTGAACTGCCAGAAGCTAGGCATCACCTTGGAATGGTAAGTAACCAGCATTATTTGTATGGTATTGGTGGATTTACGGGTAACAAAGATTCAGCATGGCAAATTCAAAACTCGGTTTTTCGCATTGACGGTAATTTGCAGCGATGGCGCAATGGTCCCCAATTACCGATCCCGTTAGCTGAATCAAGTTATGCGAGTATTGGTAAGAATGTTCATGTGATAGGTGGCCGAACGGTATCCAATGAATCGGGCGGTAACATCGATACCAATGCACATTATATTTTGGTGAATAACGCTTATTGGCGAAAAGCGAAACCGGCAAGTATCGTAAGAAACTCGGCTGCAAGCGTAGTTATAGGTAACCAAATTTATGTTATAGGCGGTCGTAGCTACTCTCCAGAATTACAAAATTTAAGTTACGCTGAAGTATATGATGTAAAAACGGATAGTTGGACCCCCATTGCCCCTTTGCCTATTGCAGCTGCAGGGCTATCTGCAACAGTACATAATGGTAAAATTATTGTTGCAGGTGGCGAAGCGTTTACAATGAAATCAGGCAAGCTAATTGGTAGTACCTTTGATTCAGTATGGCAATACGACCCTAATCTTAATCAATGGCAAGAAATTGGTAAAATGCCTACCGCTCGTCATGGTCACGGCAGTGTGACACTCAATGAACAGGTCTATATTATTGGTGGTGCTGCAAAAGCCGGGGCACAGGACACTCTTTCATCAGTAATAAAACTACAAACGCAAGGCAAGCAATAACGTGAGCTTAAAAAGGCGAACAGTTAAATTATCACTGCTTGCCTTTTTGCTAAAGAGCTTAGTGGCTGTGTAGACGTTGCTGCAACCAATAATCAAGACTGACATACCGACCTGCTCCTAAAAAGAACAGGGCTAATAACATAATAAAATAGGTGATCGCGAATTCAACACCATTATTTAGAATGGTGACAGTGCCGTTGCTCGTTAACCATTCGTAATTACCATGCTCTTGCAAAATAGCGATAATCCGTTGCTTTTTTTCTGCAGCGTCGAGCACTTGCTGGTTTGCCAGCCAACTTGAGCTATCAGAAATAGCAAGCCACCCATTTTCAAAATGCACTAAAAATGCAGCCACTAACATTACCAGCATCAAGGGGAGGGCAATTAAGCGTACGCCTAGGCCTAATAATAAAAACACACCTCCAATAATTTCACTACCCAGTGCAAGTACAGTCAGTAATGTT encodes the following:
- a CDS encoding Kelch repeat-containing protein, encoding MGLFLNKIFSFGFVSLLLVNASQLMADDNKLNWHNEADLPIAMQEIYPVTFNQRIVVGGGFVPSDSPSFKNVAPTTAVFLLNPARQRWRQLPELPEARHHLGMVSNQHYLYGIGGFTGNKDSAWQIQNSVFRIDGNLQRWRNGPQLPIPLAESSYASIGKNVHVIGGRTVSNESGGNIDTNAHYILVNNAYWRKAKPASIVRNSAASVVIGNQIYVIGGRSYSPELQNLSYAEVYDVKTDSWTPIAPLPIAAAGLSATVHNGKIIVAGGEAFTMKSGKLIGSTFDSVWQYDPNLNQWQEIGKMPTARHGHGSVTLNEQVYIIGGAAKAGAQDTLSSVIKLQTQGKQ
- a CDS encoding HvfX family Cu-binding RiPP maturation protein, giving the protein MQSLLHTGLLKLPSTSRFEWSASLLLRLYLAPIFLQAGWTKLLAFNDTVLWFEHSLNLPLPTLLTVLALGSEIIGGVFLLLGLGVRLIALPLMLVMLVAAFLVHFENGWLAISDSSSWLANQQVLDAAEKKQRIIAILQEHGNYEWLTSNGTVTILNNGVEFAITYFIMLLALFFLGAGRYVSLDYWLQQRLHSH
- a CDS encoding methionine synthase; this encodes MKVLLPTSTAGSLPKPSWLAEPEQLWSPWKLSEQALVDGKHDALRVTLHEQQLAGVDIVSDGEQTRQHFVTTFIEHLAGVDFENRKTVRIRNRYDASVPSVIGPVSRKAPVFVDDAKFLRAQTDKPIKWALPGPMTMIDTLYDEHYKSREKLAWEFAKILNQEARELEAAGVNIIQFDEPAFNVFFDEVNDWGIACLERAIEGLSCETAVHICYGYGIKANTDWKKTLGSEWRQYEEVFPKLQQSNIDIISLECHNSRVPIELLALIRGKKVMVGAIDVATNEIETPEEVANTLREALKYIDADKLYPSTNCGLAPLSREVARGKLSALAAGAAIVRAELNV
- a CDS encoding sulfite exporter TauE/SafE family protein produces the protein MNELLVLMVACALLGSVVGFLAGLLGIGGGLVIVPILSIILLYFNVLPAEQAVVCAIATSLTSILFTSTSSALAHHKNGNVPWQIAPWIMAGVAIGALISGFLASLLPDKIVRIVFTVCVVLIAAKMFFSSKNESLHQRQLPNKAVLTILTTLTGGLSAMIGIGGGALLVPLLTFFSVDMKKAIGCASACGIVIALFGSVGYITSGSQQLSLSQGFVGFVYLPALIGIVCTSWFTAPLGAKATHHLPVTTIKKVFAGLLVAMAINMLMS
- a CDS encoding DUF1852 domain-containing protein codes for the protein MNNDFTFTIKSQVLDENYKPSNSTRITTNFANLARGESRQQNLRNALKMINSNFNALAHWDNPEANRYAVELEIVSVDMAIAGSDSAFPSIEVLKTTVIDHQTNERIEGIVGNNFSSYVRDYDFSVLLLEHNKGRERFSIPEKFGELHGKLFQTFIKSDTYKAHFKKTPVICLSVSDNKVYQRTDNQHPVLGYEYVPNEASLTEQYFQKMGLQVRYFMPPNSVAPFAFYFFGDLLNDYTNLELISTISTMAAFQKIYRPEIYNANAVAGNRYQPNLKNQDHSLTQVVYDREERSRLAIEQGKFAEAHFIKPYQTVLEKWSANFA